A DNA window from Buttiauxella agrestis contains the following coding sequences:
- a CDS encoding DUF3829 domain-containing protein: MAIFPVILISGCDGAKTSGPPSPATAVEIPVCKQALRLASDKNPMRFSSWQKESTRDNNQSYTNELANIETDQGKTLKYYSLAIVIQIDKTTKQLAEESFIPQEAQLQATALDSLIASAQECYKAAPPADNARLIRYSFMLDSATEYSKVVEERIKRHWDNVPYNPGEQNQIGGLSEWMVKGSAGKVIRSRNKVISDFNQLY; encoded by the coding sequence ATGGCTATTTTCCCAGTCATATTAATTTCAGGGTGTGACGGTGCCAAAACGTCTGGCCCTCCTTCGCCCGCTACAGCTGTGGAAATCCCAGTCTGCAAGCAGGCTCTGAGGCTGGCGAGTGATAAGAATCCAATGCGTTTTTCTTCCTGGCAGAAAGAATCTACAAGAGATAATAATCAGTCTTATACAAATGAACTGGCTAATATAGAAACAGACCAGGGGAAAACCTTAAAATATTATTCGCTCGCCATTGTTATTCAGATAGATAAAACAACAAAACAGCTGGCGGAAGAAAGCTTTATTCCGCAGGAAGCTCAACTGCAAGCAACAGCGTTGGACTCACTTATTGCATCGGCACAGGAATGTTATAAAGCGGCGCCTCCTGCAGATAACGCCAGGCTTATCCGCTACTCCTTCATGCTCGATTCAGCCACCGAGTACAGTAAGGTTGTTGAAGAACGCATTAAGCGACACTGGGATAACGTCCCCTACAACCCAGGCGAGCAAAACCAAATTGGTGGTCTGTCAGAGTGGATGGTTAAAGGTTCTGCTGGAAAGGTGATTCGTTCGCGTAACAAAGTGATCAGTGATTTTAATC